One Bacteroidota bacterium genomic region harbors:
- the ispG gene encoding (E)-4-hydroxy-3-methylbut-2-enyl-diphosphate synthase — protein MADPFVYCNSLTSYSRIRTRVVQISDIPLGGDNPIRIQSMTSTNTLDTYSTVDQVIRMVNAGCEYARITTQNLVEAENLKHIREELQKRGYRIPLIADVHFNPKIAEIAAGLVEKVRVNPGNYADKKTGKAEFSESEYQEGLERIRERLIPLIRICKSHGTALRIGSNHGSLSERIMSRYGDTPYGMTESVLEFVRICRDEGFHSLVLSLKSSNTRVMVQSNRLLVHRMMEEGMDYPVHLGVTEAGEGEDGRIKSAVGIGALLEDGIGDTIRVSLTEDPECEIPIAKILSDRYTRRQPHLPIPDTATSPHNPFEYHKRETIAAKNIGSTHAPIVITNEDTENLELIPAAEFDPIKSTGLIYPFVITRIQDIDLDLLQKLEQKPGSVMVFETTNTHGMAEQRRMFFELLKHSCKVPVIIKRTYRGLDKDRLIVYSSTDLGALLVDGFGDGIWIDADPEVETPFLSSLSLGILQASRTMFSKAEFIACPSCGRTQFNIQETLKLIRERTGHLKKLTIAVMGCIVNGPGEMADADYGYVGSGHGKVTLYKGREALQKNIDEKDAVEALVEIIKLNGDWSDQHEGSQ, from the coding sequence CCTCGATACATATTCAACGGTTGATCAGGTCATCCGGATGGTTAATGCAGGATGTGAATATGCCAGGATCACCACACAGAATTTAGTGGAGGCTGAAAATCTTAAACATATCAGAGAAGAGCTGCAGAAAAGAGGGTATAGGATCCCACTTATCGCTGATGTGCATTTCAATCCCAAAATTGCTGAGATTGCAGCAGGTCTGGTTGAAAAAGTCAGGGTAAATCCGGGCAATTATGCGGATAAAAAAACCGGGAAGGCAGAATTCTCAGAATCGGAATACCAGGAAGGATTGGAACGGATCAGGGAACGCCTGATACCGCTCATCAGGATATGCAAGTCGCATGGAACCGCACTGCGTATTGGTAGTAACCATGGCTCCTTATCCGAACGTATCATGAGCCGTTATGGTGATACGCCTTACGGTATGACAGAATCGGTTTTGGAATTTGTGAGAATATGCCGTGATGAAGGATTCCATTCATTGGTCCTATCATTAAAATCAAGCAACACCAGGGTGATGGTCCAGTCAAACCGTTTGCTGGTTCACAGGATGATGGAGGAGGGAATGGACTACCCTGTGCATCTTGGTGTCACAGAGGCCGGTGAAGGAGAAGATGGGCGTATAAAATCCGCTGTTGGCATTGGTGCTTTACTCGAAGATGGCATCGGTGATACCATAAGGGTCTCACTAACGGAAGATCCGGAATGCGAAATCCCAATAGCAAAAATACTTTCGGACCGATACACCAGGAGGCAGCCTCATCTTCCGATCCCAGATACCGCCACCTCTCCGCATAATCCATTTGAATATCACAAAAGAGAAACCATTGCAGCGAAAAACATTGGTTCTACCCATGCACCGATCGTCATCACCAATGAAGACACTGAAAATCTTGAGTTGATTCCGGCAGCAGAATTTGATCCCATTAAATCAACCGGATTGATCTATCCATTCGTCATAACCAGGATCCAGGACATAGACCTCGATTTACTACAGAAACTGGAACAAAAACCAGGATCTGTCATGGTTTTTGAAACCACAAATACACATGGCATGGCTGAGCAGCGCCGGATGTTCTTTGAACTGCTAAAGCATAGCTGTAAAGTGCCGGTGATTATTAAAAGAACATACAGAGGTCTTGACAAAGACAGGCTTATTGTTTACAGTTCGACGGATCTTGGAGCATTACTGGTAGATGGCTTTGGTGACGGCATCTGGATCGATGCCGACCCTGAGGTTGAAACACCATTCCTTTCTTCCCTGTCACTGGGCATCCTGCAAGCCAGCCGTACAATGTTTTCAAAGGCTGAATTCATTGCCTGTCCTTCATGCGGCAGGACTCAGTTTAACATCCAGGAGACATTAAAACTGATCCGTGAAAGGACAGGTCATTTAAAAAAACTTACAATTGCCGTTATGGGTTGCATTGTAAACGGACCAGGTGAAATGGCAGATGCAGACTATGGTTATGTAGGATCCGGTCATGGCAAAGTCACTCTTTATAAAGGCAGAGAGGCACTCCAAAAGAATATAGATGAAAAGGATGCAGTAGAAGCCCTGGTTGAGATCATAAAGCTCAATGGTGACTGGAGTGATCAGCATGAGGGGTCCCAATGA